The genomic DNA GAATGCCATCTAGGTGATCTATCTCGTGTTGTATCACTACTGCCTCCATGCCTTCGGTTTCTATCTCGGTTTCTCTAAACTGTCTGTCCAGTCCTCTGACAACTATTTTTGCGGACCTTTCAACATTCCCAGTATAGTCTGGTATGCTTATACATCCCTCTCTAACTATCACTTTCCCTTCTGAGTAAGTTATTTTTGGATTTATTAGAACAATGAGTCCATGTGTTAGTGTTGTTTTTTTATTGTTTCTTGCATCTACAACTATTATTCTTTTTGGCACTCCTACTTGGGGTGAAGAGATTCCGATTCCTCCGGGACAGTTGTACATAGTTTCTATAAGATCATCTATGAACTTTTGTAGTTCTTCTTCGTTTTGCTCCTCTGGTGATACTTCGCTGGCAATCTCCTTAAGTCTAGGATCGGGGATCTTTAGCACATTCAGAATCATGACTACATCTCCACTTCCTCTATCTCTTCAACACTAACTTCAAGTCCCATGTCTTTGCAGATTTTTTCAATCCTCTCTTTGAGAAATTCTATTGATGAAATATTACTACCGTCAACAGTTATGGACATAATATATAGCTTTTTCCCCTCAGACTCTATAACATCTGTGAATAGATCAATTATGTTTATGTTGTTGATGAAGAGAAGGTTGGTGACGTTGAATACAATTCCTGGCTTGTCTGCACCATATACATTGATTACGAAGGTTTTTTTAGGGACTTTTTGCACTTCAATATATTCCTCGGGATCAATTTCTCTGATAATTATCTCTATATCCATCTCGTATTCAACTCTTTTAAGTTCTCTTTTCAGGAAGTGGTAGTTTTTTTCCTCAAAGAGTGTGAATATCAGTATGATAGTAAATTCTCCTTGTAGTAGTGACATTCTTGAGCCTTCAATACTGCATCCTGCTTTAAACAGAACTTCGGAGACCTTTGCTACTATTCCCGGTTTATCTTTACCTATACATGTTAGTGCAAGCTTTTTCATAGCAAACTATTATGAGTAATGGCTTCTGTAGAAATAAAATTAGCTTTATTAAAAAGCTTGAATTTAGCTAGAGATTTAGTCATTCTCTGCAAGTACTATCTTTCCATAGTTATTTTTTGTATTATTCTTCCTTTACTTCTACTTGTGGTGGGTAGGTAGAGATAAGGTGTTTACTTTGAATCAACCTATCTTACGTAGTTTATTGTGTTACTACTTTTTTGATAATTTCTGCTTTATGCCTAGATACTTCTTCTAAGGTGAAGTTTTTTGAATACTGTATCAGACTTTCTGACATTTTTTCTTTTGAGTATTCTCCGGTATAAAATTTCTCAAGGATGTTTGCTAACTCAATGTAATTGTCTTCTTGGAATATTAAGTCAGGGTTATTTATGACTCTGGGTATTTCTCCTGAAGATGATCC from Brevinematia bacterium includes the following:
- a CDS encoding ACT domain-containing protein translates to MKKLALTCIGKDKPGIVAKVSEVLFKAGCSIEGSRMSLLQGEFTIILIFTLFEEKNYHFLKRELKRVEYEMDIEIIIREIDPEEYIEVQKVPKKTFVINVYGADKPGIVFNVTNLLFINNINIIDLFTDVIESEGKKLYIMSITVDGSNISSIEFLKERIEKICKDMGLEVSVEEIEEVEM
- the def gene encoding peptide deformylase: MILNVLKIPDPRLKEIASEVSPEEQNEEELQKFIDDLIETMYNCPGGIGISSPQVGVPKRIIVVDARNNKKTTLTHGLIVLINPKITYSEGKVIVREGCISIPDYTGNVERSAKIVVRGLDRQFRETEIETEGMEAVVIQHEIDHLDGILFIDRIKNLHTDLFRRKKYL